The genome window atAGCAGTTTGAGGGAGATCGgctcttttgctttgcttggaCAAgcattttgggttgttttgttgggggttttggtgtttggtttgtttgttttggttgtttttttttttcccccagtaggGGTACAGCAGGGATTTCACATGCAAGAGATACAGGAATTACTAGTGTCTAAGTTAATTGTGTTGCCTCACTACCTGGATTCATTCCGTGGTTTGCCTCATTTCCCACATAGGTCTTAATAGAGGCTAATGCTTGTGCTGGGAGAAAGTAATTATCTGTACATTCTTAACATGTAGCAGGGAGATTGCCCTGCTACTGATATTTTGTTCCTGTAAACAGGTGACAAGAAATGAATCTTAGTGTTTATGCAGATTTTGCATTGTAGAATGTATACTAGACCCTTCAAAGGAAAGGTTAGACTCTTTGCAAAGCAAACTGGCTTTGGTTCTTGGTAGTCTAGTACAGGGACACTGAAGTTTGACATTTGatttaggaaaaacaaaagttttgtATGCAGCTGGTTTACGTTAAATAAGCTCTTTAATTGCTTTTTGTAGCAGTCTGATTTGGAAGGTTTTTAGTGCTTTGAGAACACAATTGGAATTTTAATTTATCCTGTACTCAAGAGCTGAATGCTGTTCTTGTCTAATGGTGCACTAGGCTGGATGAGGTACAAAATAATGCACAGTGGTCAGAAACAGCTGAGGAAAGAATGCTTAAAATAACTTGATCTAAACTCAGAATTGTTCCAAACATtgtttatctttgctttttttaaagcacaagtTGTCAAGTTGAACTTGTTGCTGTACATAAACACTGTGTGCCAGCAGCTTCTTAATCATATTTGTGAACAGACTTTTCATTATTATTAGACTGTTGTTAAAGGAAGATGTTGAATTTGAGAGTGTAACACAATGAGAAATGATCGGATTATCAGTAGTATGTAAAAGtccattttttaatgttgtagTTTAATCCCTTTCTTAGGAAATTCCCTCTCATTGAGGGACCTCTTCTGCAAGCAGAACAcaagaaatgtgctttttttaaatgaccCAATTTTCCAGTATAAATGAGCAGCTGACTTTGGCAGTAGTCATTGCCGTGTCTCTCTTTGCTGGCAAGGGAAcactacaaaggaaaaaaaactctCAGTGATGAAATGAAACACAAATCTGAATAACCAAAACGACCAACACCCAAACATAATACTACACCCTGTTATTTAAGGATGCTTGTGGAAGCTTTTAATCACTCAATTTTGCTgtaaaagctaaaataaaaccGAGCCTGGCTGCATTTATTACTGCCAAAAGCCAAGGTCATTTGCACATAGCCCATCGATTTATCCAGAGTAGATCTCAGTTAATCCAAGGCATGGGAATGCATGCGTTTTCTTAGCTGGGCAAACAAGTACATTATACGGTAGTTGTGATACAACACACGTGGCTTTTATTTGTACTGCACATACCCACTGTACAGCCACTCAGAAGTATTGTGGTTAGCTTGCAGCATCTGCTGTCCGCATTTAATACTGTTTACTGCGTATTCTTTTCCCTggaagttttaaagaaaatatttttttttcttgttgcattGATTACATTTTATAAATTTGCTTAGCTGGAAAGTTTGGGAAAAGAGGCCTGTTTGTCAATTGTACAACCGATTGTGAAGCTCTAGTGTGAATATTTTTACGTCTGTATTagacattttctttgcaaatctATTGTTCGattgaaatgtaaatgaaataaaagatggTGTACACCCATCATGTATAAAGCAGGCACCATCGCTACGATGGATTTAATGCTCATTTTTATGGCGCATTCTCAGCTTCTATTTAAAACTATAATTTAaagaggggggtgggggggaaataaatctgtaaaatgaaatggGGATATATGGGGGGGGAGTAAATTCTATTCCGTTTATCGGGGTTCGAGTTCCCACTGGTCGTTTCCCGTGTGTAGAGTTAGGGGCCCGGCGGGCGGTGCCGTGTGTGTTCGCTGTAGCACTGGGGTGACGAGGCTGTAGCTTTGGCTGGTCACGGGTTAGAGCATCCTGGggttgttaattttttttcagtgtgttgaGAGACGTGATGGCAGAAGTTTGCAGTATTGAGATGTATTTGCATGCACCAATAAAAACTCTTTGTCCACCTGAAAATCGCCTCCGTGCCTTGGGGCGGGCGCTGCCATTCCCGGGGatgaggtgggggggggggggggagggggatgtgTATGGGATGGGGGGAAGCTCCGCTCGGTTCCTCCCCGCCGCTGGGAACGTCCGCCCGCCCCCTTCCCGCCCCCTTCCCGCCCCCTTCCCGCCCCCTTCCCGCCCCCTTCCCGCCCCCTTCCCGCCCCCTTCCCGCCCCCTTCCCGCCCCCTTCCCGCCCCCTTCCCGCCCCCTTCCCGCCCTGCTCCGCGCGGCCCGGGGCGGCTCCGGCTCCGGCGGCGGAGGgtgagggtgaggaggaggaggaagcggTGGGGCCGGGGATGGAGGGTGTGGGGAGGGCCGGGATGGGGCTGGAATTGTGACCGGAGGGGTTGGAGGTGAGGGGCTGAGAGCCGCGTTGCCTCCCGCGGGGAGGGAGTTGTGGGTTCGGCCGAACGGTTCGTAGAATtctaaaatggtttgggttgggagggacttCAAAGATCATCGAGTTCCAAACCCGGATCGATGGAATCTCAGAAGGGTTTGGGCGGGAAGGAATCTTTAAGATTATCAGGATCCACCCGCCctgcgtgggcagggacacctcccacccgCCCAGCTTGCACCAGGCCCATCCCACCCGGTGCTGCAGCTGAGAGACTTTGCCCTTTTCTGCTGGAACTGAACCATTTTGCTTCCCGGTACCCCCGGATGTCCCCTGCAGGAATCCGGGCCGCCTCTTCCCGCAGCTCTGCGGAGCTCGGAGGGGTAATCCCCGTAATCCCGGGCCATCTGGGCACCTCCTGCTCATCTGCTCGGTCTGGTTTGAACTCCTGCAGAACCTGCTGGCAGGTGGCAGAAAAGCCGAAATCCccactttattttattttatttgcttgggGGATCTTCATCACAGGTCGGTGaacagggctgccctgcagagtTAACTGTGAGCCCACATTAACTGATCTGATTGCAATTGCTTttgggttgggggtttttgtttgtttgttttttgtttggttttgttttgttttgttttgttttttttcatgaagttttGTGGACATTTACACATCATGGATCCCCAGCCACAGACCTGACATAGTGGCACTCATTTTTACACCCTTTGCCCCTCACCCAGGAAAGAAGAGTAATTCTTGGTGTATTACATCTCCATCAGGATGTGATCccatcagcagcagctcttttaGAGGACTGTGGTGGACAGAATCCGTGCAAAGAGCCCCAGACTCAGTGGTCCTTCAGCTTCCCATCACTTGGAAGCATCTGATGTGCCAGCATCttaattttcagtgttgtttgTGCAAACTGGGTGGTCTTGGCTCCTGTGCTGTTGGTAGACAGGTGAAAAGATGACAGACATGAAGATCTTTCTTTTGATGTGTTATTTCTTAGTCTGGAGATTATGTTCATGAAATGGTAGCACTGTGTATACCAAGCATTTGTACGTTCTGTCTCAGtacacagaaaatacattttctgtgtttagtGACCTTTTTTATTAAAGTGCAACCATggttacattttctttaatttttttcccttgcctgTGTTGTGCTATGCTATTTAAATATGACAGATTTCTGCAGAAGTTTTTGTTAGAGATTGTCTTTGACAATTTGAATTAATATAATCTGACATTTCTTGTTCCAGATTTTGATAGAAGTTTATCCCTGAAAGACAGGAAACAAATCAAGGTCAgaacattttaacatttctgcACTAGTGAGCCTCAAAGTAGTTCTAGTTGTAAAGGTTTTTAATTTGAGTTTGAAATTGTCTAAGAATTGCCTCCCATGACTGTGTGCTCTAAACCCTTTGTACATGACTAAAAAACTGCTGTGAACAAGTAAAGGGCTATCAGTGTGCATTTCAAGTGGTATCTCTTGATATTTGAACAAGAGGTACATCCACTTTTTTGTTAATTGGTTCTTTTTTTAGAACAAAATGACTACTTTGGATGACAAAGTGCTTGGTGAGAAGCTCCAGTATTACTACAGCAGTAGTGAGGGTGAGGATGAAGACAGTGACAAAGAAGATAAGGACGAGGAGAGCACCATTCCTGAAAGCGTTGGGGAAGTAGAGCTGAGCAGCGATGGCAGTGCAGTCAACACAGGTATCCTTGTGTCAAACTAATGGCTTAGTGGAAGATTCTTTGTCTttctaaaatgcatttttcaacatgaaagtcctttttttaatgcaagctGAGACTCATAATTTCCTGGCTCTAATCTAACCTTATTTTTGATAGCTggttctttattttaatgttcGACTTCTCTGAGAGACTCCAGCATTGTATCTAAAGCAGTCAGACTTTGCATGCAAAGCTGATTTGTGCAGTTTGGTAGAAAACAGGTACATTTACCCAGTCCTGTATTTAATTTCAGGACCCAAGGGAGTCATTAATGACTGGCGAAGATACAAACAACTGGAAACTGAACAACGGCAGGAGCAGCGCCGAGAAATGGAACGACTCATTAAAAAGTTATCCATGACATGTAGATCTCACTTGGATGAAGAGGCTGataagcagaagcagaaggagcttcaggaaaaaatcaATGGAAAGGTAACATGGCAGAAAGGAAGCTCATGCTGCCAGCAGAGAGCACACAGCATTTCTTGCTTTCAGATGGTGAAAGTTGGCCACACTGCCCTGTTCCTTGAGTGATGCAGATATGTGTAACAAAGCAAGTGAACAGATAAGAAACACATAAAATCTGGTTGGCTTCAGGTCTACAGATGGGATAGTGTGATAGTCATATATCAACATAATAATCAACATTAACAGAAAGACTAAATGAGAAAGCTGATTAGAAGGAAGGTAGGTTTGGGTCAGGCACAGTAACCAAATCAGTGCTCAAAGCTGAGGGAAAGCACAGAGCCACCATTAACCTGAATTAAAGTGGGAGCATGGAGCAGCCACTTGTGTTATTAGTGCAGGTGTGGAAACTAGAATAGCCCAGGCTGGAATCAGAATTCCTGGTGGACATGGTTTCTAATTAGATCAGAATGGAGTGTAATACAAAGGGTGCTCCAGCCTCCATGGGTTGCACGTTACTGTTATGAAATCTGAGTGACCCCCATTAATCCTCTTGATTTAAATTCTGTGTTATGTAAGTCACCCACATAGTGATGcagagctttttctctttttcatggaTCTTTGTATGTGCTTTTTAGATGACATTACAAGAATACAACATGATTCACAACGATGAAGATGATGAGGAGTTCTTGCAGCAATACAGGAAGCAGCGAATGGAGGAGATGAGGCAGCAGTTGTACAGTGGGCAGCAATTTAAACAGGTTTTTGAGATTACCAGTGGCGAAGCTTTTTTGGACACAGTTGATAAAGAGCATAAGAGCACACTGATCATGATCCATATTTATGAAGATGATATCCCTGGCACTGAGTCCCTGAATGGCTGCatgctctgcctggctgctgagTACCCAACAGTTAAATTTTGCAGAGTGAAGAGTTCACTCATTGGTGCCAGTGCTCGCTTTACTAACAATGCTCTGCCAGCTTTGCTGATCTATAAGGCAGGTGAGCTCATTGGCAATTTTGTGCGAATCACTGACCAGCTTGGAgaagatttttttgctgttgagCTGGAGGCTTTTCTGCAGGAATGTGGCTTGCTTCCAGAAAAAGACCTAGTTCTCCTGACTTCTATACATAATCCATCTGCATGTTACAGTGAAGACAGTGATCTGGAAATAGACTGAATTGCTCACAGCAGGGATCAGTAGGTGTAGTTGTACAGTGGCCTGTTCTTGTGCTAGGGattgttccttttcttccttagaCTGGGTATGTATTCTCCCCCTTCATGCACTTTGACTTTTGCTTGTTAAAAAGTAACTTAAGGAATGCCTaccatttttcttaaattaattcAATAAAGTACATGCTAAAACAGTCTTTGTTTTATGCaattcaaatgtattttactaAACATGAAGTTCTAACACATTTCAGTAAGTTTAGGAAATTGTCTATTGGCATCTCAGTTCTCCAATTTGCAGTCCCCTTCTTCAGAATACCTTCTTGTTCTAACACTTGGCCATctaatttttgttcctttctcaaTTCAAAATAACAACAGCCCCTGACATCAtcctgaaaattacttttcagctGGAGAAGAGTTCTTCCTTTAACTTTGCCTGAGACTGAAGTGAGAAAATGTTTCAATTACAGCTTTTTGTTCATTCTTGGGTTTCAACCTGTCCTGGTTTTCCTCTGATGGCAGTGCTGTGCAGGTGTGTTCTTTGTGGGGTACATCAGTGGAGTTCAcattaagacagaaaaataatcttgtgGGCTGGGGGTGCAGCCTTTGTGGACAGTTAGCAATTTTCCCCTTTGGCTTCTGTAACAAATAACAGAGTCCTCTTTTCAGTTGCCCAGTGACAATGCTTTGGAGTCTCATTTCCCCAAAACCATGGGGTGACTCCCACTTCAGGACACAGGACACAGCCACCCAGCACTGGCTGAGCCCATTTTCCCTTCATGAGTGCAACTGCTGCATATTTCTCTTTGCTCCTGCAGCACCTTTCTCATTCCCATTTGTCAGTGATTATGTTTTATTAAGTGTGTTTATTTCTATTGTTTATACTCTGCTTACTTCAGAAATCAAATCATAATAGGGGGAAGTAATTTTCAGGGTTCCTGGTGTGTTACAGTTCACCCTGCCTGCAGCAAGGCTGGTGCTGCCCAGCTGAGAGAGAGCCTGGACAGCAACAGAAAAGGCATCAGCAATTTACAGTGAATGCAAATAGGAAAACTGCTGAGTGAGGTGAAGGCTTTACTGGCCAGATGCTGGTCTGTCTGAATTGCTCAAGCAGGGTCACCAGCTCTCTGTACTTTGTCATTACTGAGTTGTCATCTCCGTGCTTAATTTGATTGCAACATGCTTGCTTTCTCATGAATTACTTATTTTGCTTGTTACTTTGGAAAGTAGAATATCATTACCTAAATATCTGACCCATGTTTAATTATTAAGTTTAATTGCAAGTTTTATGTGAGGCACTGTGGAACACCAGGAAGAGAT of Calypte anna isolate BGI_N300 chromosome 17, bCalAnn1_v1.p, whole genome shotgun sequence contains these proteins:
- the PDCL gene encoding phosducin-like protein; amino-acid sequence: MTTLDDKVLGEKLQYYYSSSEGEDEDSDKEDKDEESTIPESVGEVELSSDGSAVNTGPKGVINDWRRYKQLETEQRQEQRREMERLIKKLSMTCRSHLDEEADKQKQKELQEKINGKMTLQEYNMIHNDEDDEEFLQQYRKQRMEEMRQQLYSGQQFKQVFEITSGEAFLDTVDKEHKSTLIMIHIYEDDIPGTESLNGCMLCLAAEYPTVKFCRVKSSLIGASARFTNNALPALLIYKAGELIGNFVRITDQLGEDFFAVELEAFLQECGLLPEKDLVLLTSIHNPSACYSEDSDLEID